A segment of the Deltaproteobacteria bacterium genome:
ACCTATGCCACCAAGGCAGGAATTTCGATCTGCATTGATGACATGAAAATCCCGGCCAAGAAGGAAAAACTCCTGTCCGAGGCGAACAAGGAGGTCCGTGACATTGAAGACCAGTACCAGGAAGGGTTGATCACGGCGGGCGAGAAGTACAACAAGGTGATCGATATCTGGGCCCAGACGACCGAAGAAGTTGCCAAAGAGATGATGAAGGAGATCAGCACCGAGACGGCCACCAATGAAAAAGGGGAGAAAAAGGAAACCCTTTCTTTCAACCCGATTTTCATCATGGCTGATTCAGGGGCCCGCGGATCCGCACAACAAATGCGTCAGCTGGCTGGTATGCGCGGTTTGATGGCGAAACCTTCCGGTGAAATCATTGAAACGCCGATCACGGCGAATTTCCGTGAAGGGCTGACCGTTTTACAGTACTTCATTTCAACCCACGGGGCCCGTAAAGGTTTGGCGGACACCGCCTTGAAAACGGCAAACTCCGGTTACCTGACACGGCGTCTGGTGGACGTAGCCCAGGATGTCATTATTACTGAAAAGGATTGTGGGACTGTTGATGGCATCGAGATGGGGGCCCTCTTTGAAGGGGGGGAGATCATCGAGCCGATGGGGAACCGGATCCTCGGTCGTGTCGCCCTTGAGGATATCAGTGATCCTTTTTCTGGCGAGGTTCTGGTCCGTAGTGGGGAGGAGATCACTGAAAAGCAGATTCACGCCATTGAAAACTCCGGTCTTGAAAAAATTCGAATCCGGTCCGTCCTGACCTGTCAGTCCAAACGGGGTGTTTGTATCCTCTGCTACGGCCGTGATTTGGCAAGAGGGCATATGGTCAACATCGGCGAGGCGATCGGCGTTATTGCCGCTCAATCCATCGGTGAACCGGGGACGCAGCTCACCATGAGGACGTTTCATATCGGTGGTACCGCTTCCCGGCGTGTCGAACAGAGTATGCTGGAATCCCGTAATGAAGGGACTGTTCACTTTCATAACCTGAAGACGGTGGTGAACAAGGAGGGCAGTCTGATCGTGATGAACCGGAATGGTGAGGTTTCCATCATGGATTCCGCCGGTCGTGAGCGCGAAAAGTACCCTTTAATCTACGGGGCCAAGCTGTTCGTCAAAGAGGGTCAGACGGTCAAGACAGGGGCCTTGGTTGCCGAATGGGATCCCTATACGATACCGATCCTGACTGAGGTAGCGGGTGTCATCAAGTTCGGAGATATTGCCGAGGGCTTGAGCATGCAGGAACAGGTGGATGAAGTGACCGGTTTGGCGACACGCGTCATCACTCCTTCCAAGGATCCAGACTTGAGGCCGCGTGTTTCCATCAAAGACGAGCAGGGGAAGACCAGGAAGATTCCGGATTCCGAACGTGAAGGCCGCTATCTCCTGCCAGTGGGGGCCCATATCACGGTGGCCGAAGGGGACGGTGTGGATGCCGGTGACATCATTGCCAAGATCCCACGGGAGACGACCAAGACCAAGGATATTACCGGAGGTCTCCCGCGCGTTGCGGAACTCTTTGAGGCGAGAAAGCCGAAGGAATGTGCCGTTATCAGTGATATCGATGGGGCCGTTTCTTTTGGCAAGGATTCCAAAGGGAAACGCAAAGTTGTGGTGACACCGGATGTCGGTGAACCGATTGAGTATCTGATCCCCCGCGGCAAACATATCAGCGTGCATGAAGGGGACAGGATCAGGGCGGGTGAGCCTTTGATGGATGGGGCCTCTAACCCTCACGACATTCTCAAGATATTGGGTGAAAAGGAATTGGCCAAATACCTTGTCGACGAAATCCAGGAAGTTTATCGTCTGCAGGGGGTCAAAATCAACGACAAGCATATTGAGGCGATTGTCCGCCAGATGCTCCGTCGTATCCGGGTAAAGGAGGTGGGGGATACCAGCTTCCTCGCGGAGGAACAGGTGGAAAAGCGTTTCTTCGAGGAGGAAAATGAGAGGGTCAAGAAAAAGGGGGGAAACCCGGCTATCGGCGAACCCCTCTTGCTCGGGATTACCAAGGCTTCTCTGTCGACAGAGAGTTTCATCTCCGCAGCATCCTTCCAGGAGACCACTCGCATCCTCACAGAGGCCGCTGTTGCCGGAAAGGTTGATTATTTAAGGGGTTTAAAGGAAAACGTGATCATGGGGCGCCTGATTCCCGCAGGAACAGGGATCCTGCGCTACAAGAGCCTGAAGCTGGAAATCAACCAGGAGACGACGGCACAGACGGCCCTGCCCACAGTACAGGCCGGATAAGTAGTCTGAATTAGTAATGTTATTGACAGTTTTTTAACCTTTTGATAGGTACGGGCGCCTTTATGCCAACGATTAATCAACTGGTGCGGGCTGGGCGGCGGGCGGTTGCTAAAAAGACCACAGCCCCCGCATTGATGAATTGCCCTCAGAGGCGGGGGGTTTGCGTTCGTGTCTATACAACGACACCGAAGAAACCAAACTCAGCCCTTCGCAAGGTGGCCAGGGTTCGCCTGACCAACGGTATGGAGGTCTCGGCTTATATCCCCGGCGAGGGGCATAACCTCCAGGAACACTCGGTCGTTTTGGTCCGCGGGGGGCGTGTGAAGGATCTTCCCGGGGTTCGTTATCACATTGTCCGTGGCACGCTGGATTCCGGCGGGGTTGAGAAGAGGAGAAAAAGCCGTTCCAAATACGGGGGAAAGAGGCCCAAATAATTTATGGCACGCAAAGGACAAACTCCCAGAAGGGAAATTCTGCCGGATCCAAAGTACAAGGATCGGTTGGTCGGGAAGTTTATTAACAAGCTTCTTCTCGAGGGGAAAAAGTCGATCGCGGAGCAGATTGTTTATGACGCCCTTCAGATCATCAGTGAGAAGACCAAGGAGGACCCTCTCAAGGTTTTTAAGGATGCCTTGGATAATGTAAAACCGGTCCTTGAGGTTCGTTCCCGTCGTGTCGGTGGGGCGACCTATCAGGTTCCGGTAGAGGTTCGGCCGGATCGGCGTGTCGCCTTGGGGATGCGTTGGATTGTGCTCTATTCGAGAGAACGGGGAGAGAAATCGATGGAGGAAAAGCTGGCCGGAGAGATTTTGGACGCGTACCAGAAGAGGGGCTCTGCGATTCGCAAGCGTGAAGATGTTCACAAGATGGCGGAGGCAAACAAGGCGTTTGCGCACTATCGTTGGTAGGGGCTATGACAACAGAAACTACATTGCTGGAAAGGACACGGAACATCGGCATCATCGCCCATATCGATGCGGGCAAGACGACGACGACTGAGAGGGTCCTCTTTTACACGGGGCTTACCCACAAAATCGGTGATGTGGACGAGGGGACGGCCACCATGGACTGGATGCCGCAGGAGCAGGAGAGAGGGATTACGATCACCTCCGCCTGCACCACCTGCTTTTGGCAGAATCACCGGATCAACATTATTGATACACCAGGGCATGTTGATTTTACCATTGAAGTGGAGCGTTCTTTGAGGGTTCTCGATGGTGCGGTGGGTGTTTTTTGTGGCGTGGCCGGTGTTCAGCCCCAGTCCGAGACCGTCTGGCGCCAGGCAACCAAGCACAAGGTTCCACGGATTGCCTTTGTGAACAAGATGGACCGGACCGGCGCCGATTTTTATCGGTGTGTTAAAACGATGGTTGATCGGCTGGGGGCCAATCCGGTTCCCTTCAATCTGCCGATCGGTGCCGAAGACAAATTTACCGGTGTTGTGGATCTGATAAAAATGAAAGCTTTTATCTTTGATGAGGAGAGTCAGGGGGAGGTCTTCCGTGAAGAGGAGATCCCTGCCGACATGAAAAAGAGGGCGATCGAGTACCGCGAGAAACTCATCGAAGAGGTGGCAGGCCATGACGACTCGCTGATGGCCGATTACCTGGCGGGCCAGGAATTGAGAACAGAGGCAATTCTTGCGGCGGCCCGAAGGGCGACAATCGCTTCAAAGATAACGCCGGTCTTCGCCGGTTCGGCCTTCAAGAACAAAGGGGTTCAGCCACTCCTGGATGGCGTGGTGAGTCTTCTCCCGTCACCGTTGGATGTCCCTTCCATTGAAGGGAAACCGGTAGCCGGGGCAAAAAAGAAAGAGGGTGTTTTAACCCGCAAGACTGATTTTAAGGAACCGTTCTCGGCGCTTGCTTTCAAGATTATGTCCGATCCTTTTGTCGGCACATTGACCTATTTCCGGGTCTACTCCGGCGTTTTAGAGGCTGGTTCTTATGTTTATAACTCGACGAAAGATAAGAGGGAACGGGTTGGTCGTCTCCTCCGGATGCATGCCAACAAGCGGGAAGAGGTCAAACGGGTTAGTGCGGGAGATATTGCCGCTATCGTCGGGATGAAATATACAACAACAGGGGATACCCTTTGTGTTGAACAAAAGCCGATTATTCTGGAAAAGATCGATTTCCCCAATCCGGTGATCTCGGTTGCGATTGAACCGAAGACCAAGGCGGATCAAGAGAAATTATCGGTCTCTCTCAACAAACTGGCGACGGAAGACCCTTCTTTTCGTGTTCGTATCGATCACGAAACGGGGCAGACGATCATTGCCGGCATGGGGGAACTCCATCTGGAAATTCTGGTGGATCGTTTGAAAAGAGAATTCAAGGTTGAGGCGAATGTTGGCCGACCGCAGGTGGCTTACAGAGAGACCGTTAAAAGAAAGGCCGAGGCGGAAGGGAAGTACATCCGCCAGACGGGTGGTCGCGGCCAATATGGTCATGTCTGGCTTGAAGTGGCTCCTGCTGACAAGGGGGTTGGTTTTGCCTTTGTCGACAAGATTACAGGGGGGTCTGTTCCCAAGGAGTATATCCCGGCGGTGCGTAAGGGAGTTGAAGAGGCGATGGAAGGGGGAATTTTGGCCGGTTACCCGATGATGGATATTCAGGCCTCTCTTTTTGACGGCTCGTTTCACGAGGTGGACTCTTCCGAGATCGCCTTCAAGGTGGCTGGTTCCCTGGCGTTCAAGGAGGCTTGCAAAAAGGCGGAGATGGCCCTGTTAGAGCCGATGATGAAATTGGAAGTGGTAGCTCCGGAGGATTTTGTGGGGACGGTCAGCGGCGACCTCAATGCAAGACGCGGAAGGATTCTCAATGCCGAGGTTCTTAACGGGATGCAAACGCT
Coding sequences within it:
- the rpoC gene encoding DNA-directed RNA polymerase subunit beta', giving the protein MSDIYSFFEKPKDPLSFSGIQIKIASTEKIREWSHGEVKKPETINYRTFKPERDGLFCAKIFGPVKDYECNCGKYKRMKHRGIVCEKCGVEVIASKVRRERMGHITLATPVAHIWFLKSLPSRIGTILDVTLKDLEKVLYCESYLVTDPGNTELFEGQVLSEDKYQKARAEFGNKFHSGMGGEVVRDLLKKIDLEELTKKLRKEMGQTNAEAARKKLARRLKVTEAFIASGNRPEWMMLEIVPVLPPDLRPLVPLDGGRFATSDLNDLYRRVINRNNRLKRLMELNAPEIIIRNEKRMLQESVDALFDNGRRGRVFTGPNKRPLRSLSDMLKGKQGRFRQNLLGKRVDYSGRSVIVVGPELRLHQCGLPKIMALELFKPFIYQKLEERGFVTTIKGAKKMVEKERPEVWDVLEEVIQEHPVMLNRAPTLHRLGMQAFEPVLIEGKAIQLHPLVCAAFNADFDGDQMAVHVPLSTEAQIETRVLMMSTNNILSPASGKPIIVPTQDMVLGIYYMTREVPFSRREGRLFASPEEVRIAYDAGEVDLHSKIKVRIKGVSPKGDSPKGQRLVETTTGRILLSEIIPQKIPFEKINKVMDKKAIADLVEECYRTCDIKETVLLADHLRTIGFTYATKAGISICIDDMKIPAKKEKLLSEANKEVRDIEDQYQEGLITAGEKYNKVIDIWAQTTEEVAKEMMKEISTETATNEKGEKKETLSFNPIFIMADSGARGSAQQMRQLAGMRGLMAKPSGEIIETPITANFREGLTVLQYFISTHGARKGLADTALKTANSGYLTRRLVDVAQDVIITEKDCGTVDGIEMGALFEGGEIIEPMGNRILGRVALEDISDPFSGEVLVRSGEEITEKQIHAIENSGLEKIRIRSVLTCQSKRGVCILCYGRDLARGHMVNIGEAIGVIAAQSIGEPGTQLTMRTFHIGGTASRRVEQSMLESRNEGTVHFHNLKTVVNKEGSLIVMNRNGEVSIMDSAGREREKYPLIYGAKLFVKEGQTVKTGALVAEWDPYTIPILTEVAGVIKFGDIAEGLSMQEQVDEVTGLATRVITPSKDPDLRPRVSIKDEQGKTRKIPDSEREGRYLLPVGAHITVAEGDGVDAGDIIAKIPRETTKTKDITGGLPRVAELFEARKPKECAVISDIDGAVSFGKDSKGKRKVVVTPDVGEPIEYLIPRGKHISVHEGDRIRAGEPLMDGASNPHDILKILGEKELAKYLVDEIQEVYRLQGVKINDKHIEAIVRQMLRRIRVKEVGDTSFLAEEQVEKRFFEEENERVKKKGGNPAIGEPLLLGITKASLSTESFISAASFQETTRILTEAAVAGKVDYLRGLKENVIMGRLIPAGTGILRYKSLKLEINQETTAQTALPTVQAG
- the rpsG gene encoding 30S ribosomal protein S7, with protein sequence MARKGQTPRREILPDPKYKDRLVGKFINKLLLEGKKSIAEQIVYDALQIISEKTKEDPLKVFKDALDNVKPVLEVRSRRVGGATYQVPVEVRPDRRVALGMRWIVLYSRERGEKSMEEKLAGEILDAYQKRGSAIRKREDVHKMAEANKAFAHYRW
- a CDS encoding 30S ribosomal protein S12 is translated as MPTINQLVRAGRRAVAKKTTAPALMNCPQRRGVCVRVYTTTPKKPNSALRKVARVRLTNGMEVSAYIPGEGHNLQEHSVVLVRGGRVKDLPGVRYHIVRGTLDSGGVEKRRKSRSKYGGKRPK
- the fusA gene encoding elongation factor G, yielding MTTETTLLERTRNIGIIAHIDAGKTTTTERVLFYTGLTHKIGDVDEGTATMDWMPQEQERGITITSACTTCFWQNHRINIIDTPGHVDFTIEVERSLRVLDGAVGVFCGVAGVQPQSETVWRQATKHKVPRIAFVNKMDRTGADFYRCVKTMVDRLGANPVPFNLPIGAEDKFTGVVDLIKMKAFIFDEESQGEVFREEEIPADMKKRAIEYREKLIEEVAGHDDSLMADYLAGQELRTEAILAAARRATIASKITPVFAGSAFKNKGVQPLLDGVVSLLPSPLDVPSIEGKPVAGAKKKEGVLTRKTDFKEPFSALAFKIMSDPFVGTLTYFRVYSGVLEAGSYVYNSTKDKRERVGRLLRMHANKREEVKRVSAGDIAAIVGMKYTTTGDTLCVEQKPIILEKIDFPNPVISVAIEPKTKADQEKLSVSLNKLATEDPSFRVRIDHETGQTIIAGMGELHLEILVDRLKREFKVEANVGRPQVAYRETVKRKAEAEGKYIRQTGGRGQYGHVWLEVAPADKGVGFAFVDKITGGSVPKEYIPAVRKGVEEAMEGGILAGYPMMDIQASLFDGSFHEVDSSEIAFKVAGSLAFKEACKKAEMALLEPMMKLEVVAPEDFVGTVSGDLNARRGRILNAEVLNGMQTLEAQVPLAKMFGYATDLRSMTQGRAIFTMEFSHYEETPRNVAEEIVAKAQGR